The DNA sequence AAAATGCGCGGCGCGGTCAGAAAAAAGACAAAGTCGGCGCCTAGAGACAACGCCAGACCTTGCAGATAACGGAGATTTCTGATAGAATTTAGGTTGTCTCCAAATTTGGGACGGTAGCTCAGTTGGTAGAGCACGGGCCTTTTAAGCCTGGTGTCGCGGGTTCGAGCCCCGCCCGTCTCACCATTAGCAATTTATAGAAAACGTCGTTTCCCACGGCGTTTTTTGTTTGCAGTTGTCTTATGTGTGCTTGTGCTATACTGATGAGATGAGAGCTCGATTGTTACTAGGGCGATTGTGGCACTATGCATGCAACTCGCGAGCTCACATTTCTTGGCTGATCACAGCCGGTTGTTTAGGGCTGGTTGCTGGCGTTGGTTTATCGATTTTGCCGACTAGCGTGTGGCAGGACGGCACAATTTGGCTGATCTTGGGGTTCGTTTTATGTATGATTGCAATCGTCAGCCGACTCCGCATCATGATCGTAGCAGCGTTCATGGCTGGTCTATTATTTGGAGTGTGGCGCGGCATGACGGCTCGCACCGATTTATCTGTTTACCGGCAATATATCGGGCAAGAAGTCAGAATCATCGGGACGATTGCTGATGATCCGGATGTAGACGCGAGTAACGTCGTGAAACTGCGCATCGAAAATGTAGAAATCATAACACAGTCAGATGACGACCGCTTGCAGGGCGAACCGGATATCACGAGCTATTTTGAGCCTATGCCGGGCCAGATTTGGCTGAGTTCAGTAATGAGTTTTCATAATATTAAACGCGGTGACCATGTCGAGGCAAGCGGTACATTAAAGGGTGGTTTCGGTAGTTTTGCAGCAACAGTGAGCTACGGTCAATTGGATCATATTGAACGTTCAGATCAGGCCGATCCACTACGCGATCTGAGGGATGGCTTTGGAGAAAGGCTGCGGTCGGTGATACCTGCGCCGGCGGTGGATCTCGGCATGGGGATTTTAGCTGGTCAAAAGACTGCTTTGCCGGCAGATTTGTCTCAAGCCTTTATCATTGCGAGCTTGACGCACATCGTGGTGGCGAGCGGCTACAACCTGACGATTTTGATTCGATTTGCGAGACGTTTGTTCGCCAAAGTCTCGCGGTTAGTCGCCTTGATTTTTTCCAGTGGGCTAGCCATCGGATTTGCGGCATTAGTCGGGTTTTCACCCAGTATGACTAGGGCGTCACTAGTTGCCATGTTGTCGCTCGTGGCCTGGTATTACGGTCGGAGATTTCATCCAGTTGCGTTGCTCGCAGTTGTGGCGGCTATCACGGTCATCATTAATCCCACGAGCGTTTGGGGTGATGTTGGCTGGTATTTGTCATTCCTCAGTTTCGTTGGTGTGATTATTCTGGCGCCACTATTGACAGCCTATTTCTTTGGGGAAAAGCAGGCGGACAACAAAGAACCGACCAAAACATCACCGATGGCGAGCTTGCGACAGGTCTTTATCGAAACGTTGAGCGCGCAGTTAGTGGCTGCGCCGATAATGGCGCTATTTATGGGGCAGTTTTCGCTCTATGGTATGCTTGCGAATATCTTGGCGTTACCGCTTTTACCGCTCGTTATGTTGCTGACCTTTCTGTCTGGCGTCATGGCTTTCCTATTGCCAACCGCGATTGCCAGTGTTATCGCGTGGCCTGCGACGCAACTGCTGAACTACGTTATTGGTGTAGCGAACTGGGTGTCCGAATTGCCACTAGCCCAGAGCAAAGTTGCGATATCGTTGCCAGTCATCATTGGGATGTACGTGGTCATGTTTGGCGTCATCATATACCTGAAGTTGAAAACGCGGCACGATTTCCGCTCGGACAATGTGGTAGAATAGAGGCAGATGAAATCACTCCTTCTCTCTAGTAGTTTGGGAAAAATCGTGTCAAAAGCCTCTCGATTACGAGGTGGCCACGGTTCGGCTTTGCCTGGGTTGGTGGTCGAAAAAGTATCGCCACATTTCCTGCGAGACACCCTGACTAATTTACCGTACGGTGTAGTGGTCATTAGCGGCACTAACGGCAAGACAACGACGACGAAAATTGTCGTGGAGTTGCTACGGGCGGCTGGACTAAAAGTTTTTACAAACCCGAGCGGCAGCAATTTTACCAGAGGTATCGCTAGTGTGGCGGCGCTCGAAATGCGGCGTGGTCGGCTCGACGCCGATATCGCCGTTGTGGAACTCGACGAGGCGCATGCGGTGCACTTTGTGCGACAAGTTCCACCCAAATATTCTTTGATTTTGAACGTTTTGCGTGATCAGCTCGACCGATTTGGTGAGATCGATACCACGGCTAAATTGCTAGCCAAAGTAGCCAATCAAACTACTGGAACGGTGGTCTTGAACCGCGAAGATCCGCTCGTAGCGGCGATTACGGCGAACAGGAAAGTCTATTTCGGCTATTCCGGATCGGTTGCAACATTATTTCCGAACGATGATGAGCTCTATAGTACGAAAAAACGTAGCTCGGCTAGTCAGCCGGACGCTACAGTTAAGCTCGACGAACTGGATGGATCGACGGCGACATTTAACATCGGATCATCGGAATTATTGCTACGCGGTGCGCACAATGCGCTCAATGCGGCTGCGGCGTTGGCGCTAGTCAGGGAAATCCTGGGTGATAAATTTGAGGCGGACGAGTCGCTTGCGGCGTTATCTCAGGTTCAACCAGCCTTTGGTCGTGGCGAAAGTTTTACGATTAACGGTCAGCCGCTAGAGTTGATTTTGGTAAAAAATCCGAGTGGTTTTCGCATCAGTTTAGCTAGCCAGAATGATCCTAACGCAGCAACAATGATCGCCATTAACGACCAATATGCCGATGGGCGAGACATGAGTTGGTTGTGGGATGTGGACTTTTCCAAACTGTCGTCAGTTGCAATGATCAGCGGTGTCAGAGCGTATGACATGGCGTTGCGCCTAGAGACGAGCGGAATTAATGTTGGGGCGGTTGAAACTGATCTAACCGTGGCGGTAGACCAGTTTTTGACAGATCGTCCGATGCAAATCTATGCGACCTATACCGCGATGTTAAAAATTCGTAAAGCCCTAAAGGCACGGAGGCAAGCATGAGTCGAGCTCTAAATATCGTCATGCTGTATCCGGCGGAGATGAATATTTACGGCGATCACGGCAACCTAGAGTTTCTGACGCGCAGGGCTGAGCTCTACGGTTTCAAGGTGAGTGTCGTAGCATATGAACCGGGCGACACTTTTCCGGATAATGTTGATATTATTTTAGGCGGTGGCGGTCAGGATTCGGGACAGACGAAAATCACCGACGATCTGATGCAGCTAGCACCGAAGCTACGTCAACTAGCGCAAGACGGCGTACCGATGCTGGTGATTTGTGGACTCTATCAGCTATTCGGGCATTATTTTCAGACGGCCGATGACGTCAAGATCCCGGGGATAGGATTGTTCGATGCCTATACCGTAGCTGGCGACAAACGCCTGATTGGCAATATCGTGACAGACTGGGCAGGTTATCAATTGGTTGGCTACGAGAATCATAGCGGGCTGACGCATTTAAATGACGGACAGGCGGGGATGGCTACGGTGGTAAAAGGAGCGGGGAACAACGGCCAGAACAATACAGAAGGCGCGCGGGTACACAATGTCTTCGGATCCTATCTACACGGGCCGATGTTGCCGAAAAACCCTAAATTAGCAGATGAAATTTTACTTCTAGCCGCCAGGCGACGCTTTCACGACACGGCGCTACATCCTAGTGGCAATGAAGCTAAAAAAGCCCTGCAATTACTAGATGATTTAGCCGACAAGGCGCGCGCGGTAGCAATCGCGCGCCCTCGCTAAAATGTATCCCCCTAAAACCTCGCCGGTAATACAGTCTGTTTCGTCACGATCCAGGTGTTACCAGTGGTTGAGCTCTGTCTAATGGCATACGGTGTGAGGAACAGGTTTGGCTGGTAGTTAAACAACTCAGACGCCGTTATTGACTCGAGATGGGTCTCACCGTTTGTGGTAACCGTCGTCGTGCTCGATGAGCTGTACCCTGAACCAATCGTGCGACGCAGAGCTGGTGTAGTTCTAGAGATGACTGCCCCATTGACTCGTAGCTGGCTATTACAAGCACCGCCATCGCGCATGTCGGTCGAGCTGCTACTCACGGGACACGTTATGAAACCGCTGGTTGCCGAGGCACTCGCATTAATGTAGGTCCCAAACAGCTGCGTCACACCTGTCCCCACAATGATCTGTCCCCCAGCAATGATGTTCAAGATCGGTACTTGGTTGAGATCAGAGAAGGTCGAGCTCGCCGTCGTAATGTTACCATCAAGGTAGATGTTGCCGGCTGAGACGAGCGTGATCTGCCGAGACGAAGTCAGCGTCAAGGCAGTAATATGCGTATCGGCATTCACGCGGTATGTGCCACTCGCGAGGCCATCAACCATCGCATCAGTGATTGGCGTGGCGCCAGCTAGCGGCAACGCATTGACCGCCGCCGTAGTGAGCTTGGCATTGGTTGGCAGGCTAATCGTCTGCGTCAGTGAGCTGCCGTTATATAAACCACCGCCGGTTGCGCTGGTGCTACAGGTGGTAGAACCAATAACGTTCGCAAAGGTGACGGCACAGGCATTCACGCGGTTAGAGGCGCTGTAGTTAGCAGTCCAGCCACCTGAGCCAAAGAAGCTCACGTTACCAGTTGTGGCGCTCGTACCCTTGTAGCCGAGTAGTCCATACTGTGACCAGGAACCACGTCTAGCATCCGATTGCGACACACCGAGGAACCCACCATTGTACGCGGTACTCGTACCATCCCAGATACCACCCGACGATGCATCAGCACCACGTAATTGCACCTGTGGAGATTTTGACCACTTGACACAAACTGGGTTAGAATAGCGGTATTCGGTCGTCTTGTCATAGGCCCAACCACCAGCGTTAGAGACGACCGTATAGTAGCAGACCTTCTTGCCATACCAGGCATCCTGGAAGGTCTGAGAAAGCGCCGTACCATTCCACGTCCCAGAGGCAAAGTTGGCATCAGTGAGACCACTGACGGTAGAGAGCGTGGCGATACTGGCTGCCCCACTGCCAAAGCTCGCAATGTTAGCAGCCGTTGGCGCCACGTTCAGGTTAGCGGTTATGCCTTGGGTCGGCGTCCAAGAGCCCGAGCCTATAACCTGGACGATTGAAACGTTGTGGCTAGTACCATTAACATTATTCTGCGAACTACCCACGCTAGGTGTAATAGTATAAGTGTCTCCGACTGCCGCGTTTTGGGTACCTATACCTAGACTATTAGCAACTCGTGGCTCGAGAATCCATGGTGTACGTACCGTGACAGAGCAGCGGTTTTCGGTAGAGCCGTCTAGATTGCCCCAATATTCAGCGGTCGTATCATTGCCGCCCGCACTAGTGAGTGACCGCCGGTTAAAGCTCATTATGTAGCACAGATCCATGCCCTTGAGGTTGTTTAGCGTCGTACCGGATGGTAGTGAATTGTTCCACAGCCGATCGGCTGTTGTTAATGTGTAATAGCCGCTTGCTCCAGAAGCTAACGAGGCGTCAGTCCACGAACTACCTTTGGTGCAGCGCTTGAAAGATGTATCGTAGCTAAAACCAGTAGGACACAGTGAACTAACATCGGTTTGACCACTGTTAACGCTATTGGCAGCAATTAGACCGGAACCAAAGGCCCAGCTCGGGTAATATTTAAAAGTTGCTGCGCTTGGAGCGGCGTCACTGCTCCGTATAACTCGAACCATATAGTACACCTTGTCTTCGGCGCCAGCCGCGTGACCACCAAAGGTCGGATGGCTCGGATAGGCAGTCTTACGATTGTTATTGTATAGCGCATTACTAGAAGTATCTATTGTATTGCTGGTCGGATTAGCGTGATTGACTGCAGAATAAGTAGTCGCCGTCAGAGTCCAATCGGGGATGGTAACGCACTGACTGGTAGAGTATACAGTGCCGCTGCCAGAATTGTTCGAAGGGGTAGCATAAGCTTGCGAGCAGAAAGTTTTACCAACATCAGCGGATGTAATGGATCGTGACTCGGTATATGTTGCCGCAGTGCCCGTGCCCCGCCCCGCACTAACTGTTCCTGCTGCGGTCGAACCAGACCAACCATTTGTATGATTATAACCATATGTAACAGCTCTATCAGTAGCGTCCGGTCCGCTATTGGTAATCGTATGTGTCCAGGTGACTGTATTGCCCACCGTAGCGGTTGCCGCGCTGACAGAGCTAGAAGCAGTTATATTCCACTCATTGCGGCAAACTTTTTTATTGTATATCTCGTTAGTCGGCACCTCAACAGTTATGTCGTTGCCTTCTCGTAACTTCTGAATATTTAATTGATATCCAGTATTGGCTGCCATATCAAAGGTTAAACTAGCACTTTGGCCCGAGTTTGCTGTTAGATTAAGCCATGTTGCGGTGCCGGATCTTATTGATATTCTTGACTTATCATCAATTACGCTTGAATTATTAGCTATGTTCGTGCCGGTTGTTGTGTTATAGAATTGTATTCTTAGGGCGTTATCATCCCAACTGCTGTCCTGGTATTTATCTTTATCCGTATCATAAAAAGCTACTTCCTGATTAGGCTTCTGCGTAGAAGCACAACTTCCAAATCCAGTCTGGAGATTGTAATATCCGCCTGCACTACTAGAGCTAAAATCGCGTGAGTATCCTGCGGGATAGCCTCCCATAACGCCAAACTGAGCACCATCAGTATCTGCAGTCTCCAAATTAAACCATGCTCTAGAGTCGCCATCGCCACTTGAGTCTACTCTAACGATAGCGGCATACATACCAATATCATTATCATAAGAACTGCTATCGAGGGTGAACGTGAAGTTTGTATTGCTATCATTATTATGGCAAGCATTTATGTGCGTTGTACTCACTAGTGTTGTGCCGCTAGGGCTACCACTTGCGTTGACTTTATATATAGTAACTCGCGGGTCACCGTCAGTATTGTCCTCGTAGCCACCATTGTTACATTTTCTAGGATTGTACGAAATTGTTTTTGAGCCAGCAGAATTCCAATAGAAACCTACCCATGTGAATGGGAATCTACCGTTGTCGCTAATACCGTCGGATACATAATAATAGGCTGGGCTACCCGAGTCGAGAGTCGTCGGAGCTTTTAGGATTCAATTGCTTTCTTGGTTTTGGATTGATCGCCATTGGTGACATCATCCAAATAAGTATTTAATTTGTCTATGGAAGCATCAGAGCTACAAATTGGAGTTTGAATGACTATAGCTTGACTGGGCTTTTTGGTGCCAATATAAATAAAGCCAGAGGCAAGACCTAAAACAAATATAGCTATCAAAGTAGCTAGTATTATAGTAATAAATATAGGAGTAAACTTTTTAGCGGACTTAGGTTTATCTAACGCAACCTGACCATCCTTGTTCTCGCCCATTTTACTCCCTCCCTATTATGTAATTCTAAAATAACTATTGACAATTGTTATTGACTGTTTCATATCTATTATATATAATTAGCTACGGATAGTCAAGTTGACTAACTGCACCTAACAAGGAGGCAAGTATGAAAGGTCCTTTGAGGTGGCTAACAGTCATCTCTGCGACCCTCGCGTTGCTGCTCACTGCACATGCCCCTGTGGCACAGGCCGCCTACTTCAATAACGACATCTGGGAGGCCATCAACGCTGTTGAGAGCCGCTTGTTCTCGTGTGGCGACGACTACCGAGCAGACAAGCCCATTTCAGTCACAGAATCGGAGGTGGGATTCGGTCCGGCTCAGCGTGTCGGCACGGATGAAGCCATCAACTTCTTTTCTGCTGAATGGGCTGCACGACCTGGTGTTGCCCAGGATGGCATCGACAGTCTGAAAGCACGCATCAAGAAGCTCGAGGACATGGGCTACGACACCAGCTACGAGCGGGAGTGCCTGAGGCTGAAGCAGACCTACGGCCTGCCGAACGTCATCAACGCCGTGCCAGTCGCTCAGAGAACGGTGGTTAGCTACTACGCCACCATCTCGGTCTCTGGCGATCAGGTTGCTGTCACCCCGAAGTTCGATCGGGTGACAGTCGTGAGCGCCACGATCCAGAACGGTTCACCAGTTGTGACCATCCAGGTCACCAACCAGACGACCGGCTACCTGGATACCTACACCAGTTCCTATCCGGCAATCGTCCCGCCAGGCACACCGGATGAACCGCCGGCAACACCCCACTCCTTCACCAAGACCTACACCCCGACGATCTCGGGGTCGGCCAAGGTGGGCAAGGCCCTGACCGCCAAGGTGAAGACCTGGAGCCCGAAGGCGTCGATGAAGTACCAGTGGCTGCGGAACGGTTCACCGATCACCGGCGCGACCAAATCGACCTACAAGTTGGTCGCCGCCGATCTCGGCGCGGCCATCTCGGTCAAGGTGACCGGATCGAAATCCGGTTATACGTCGGTCAGCAAGACCTCGTCCGCTACCAAGACAGTCAAGGCCGGGTCGCTAGCCAAGGGCAAGGTCTCCGTCTCCGGCACCCGCCGGGTCGGTCGCACCCTGACTGCCAAGACGTCCAAGTGGTCGTCCGGAGTCGAGTACCACTACCAGTGGTACCGGAACTCCACAAAGATCACGGACGCCAATGGCCGGACCTACACCCTGACCCCGAGCGATCGGGGCAAGAGGGTCAAGGTCAAGGTCTGGACCACCAAAGACGGCTACAATACGTCCAAGTCCAAGACGTCGGCGCGAACTGCCAAGGTGCGGTATGGCTACCTGACCAAGGTGACCCCAGTCATCACCGGGACGGCCGTCGTCGGTGAGGTCCTGACGGCCACCTCGGGGACCTGGAAGCCGAACACCACGACGTTCACCTACCAGTGGTACAAGGTGAACGCCAAGGGCAAGTCGTACCGGATCGCCGGCGCGACAAGCTCGACCTTCACTGTCTCCACAGGGCTGGTCGGCTACCGCCTGACGGTGAAGGTGACCGGCAAGTCGACTGGGTACTACACCGCCAGCAAGACGTCGGCGCGAACTGCCAAGGTGTCGTCACCGACACCCACGCCGACGGCAACTCCGACGCCGAGTCCGAGCACGCCGACACCGGAGCCCACGCCGACCACGACGCCGTAAGTCAACAAGGGCACGCCGCTCTGACAGCGGCCTCTACCCTGACCCTCGTAGCGTGGGGCTGGCTGACAACAACGAATCCATCGTTGCAACCAAGCTAGCCTCACGCTGAAGGGAGTGTCTACAGTTCCTTACTTTCCTCATTCTCTCACTAGTCGCTCATTGGCTGATTCTAGGTTTTTCTATCTTTCATCACTCGATTAGAGCGCCCCGTCACCGTCTTTTTTAACAGACAGTCGCGGCAGACCCCGTTTACTCCCTGTGGATGCGGGGTGTTTTCTTTTCTTTGGGTGAAATATTATTGCATTCACTAAAGAACAAAATAAAATAACAGGATAAATCCTGCAATCTTAATGTGGTCGGGGTGATCCGACTTGAACGGACGACCTCGGCGTCCCGAACGCCGCGCGCTACCAACTGCGCCACACCCCGAAAACAAGCCTTCGAAAATAAACTCTAGCAAACTTGGTCGGGGTGAAAGGACTCGAACCTTCGACCTCACGGTCCCAAACCGCGCGCGCTACCAACTGCGCCACACCCCGAAATAGGTTTGCTCGATTGTCATTATACCATACCATATATCCGCTGTCTAACTAGACGTCGGCGGTGATGTCCGCGTTGGTATGGACGGCGGTAATATCGTCTAATTCATCCAGCAGGTCTAGCAAGTTCAGTGCTTTCTGTGCAACAGTTGGGTCGCTGATCTCAACCGGAGTATTGGCGACGTATTCTAGGTTAGCGTCGGTAACTTTTAATCCATTATCGGCTAGCGCGGCTCGGACTTTGTGAAGGTCTTTCATATCGGTATAGACGACAATTTCGCCGTCGTCTTCGGTGGCATCTTCGGCGCCAGCATCTAGCGCCATCAGTAGCACGTCGTCAGCTGCCTGGCCGTCTAGGCTGATGTGGATCACGCCTTTTCGTGTAAATTGAAAGGCCACCGAACCAGGTTCAGCGACGTTACCGCCATGTTTGGTCAGAGTGCTCTTGACCTCTGGAAATGTGCGATTACGATTATCGGTGGCTGTTTCGATGATGATGCCGATGCCGCCCGGGCCGTAGCCTTCGTAGACGACTTCTTCGAGGGCGGCAGCTGATTTATCAGCCACGCGGTCAATGGCACGTTGGATATTGGCGGCCGGCATGTTGGCACTTTTTGCCTTTTCAATAGCTAGGGCTAGCGCTGAGTTCATGGTTGGATCGATGCCGCCACGAGCGGCGATGGCGATCGCGTTACCGATTTTTGTGAAAACCGCGCCACGTTTGGCGTCGGCGACGCCTTTTTGTCGTTTGATGGTTGACCATTTACTGTGTCCGGACACTGATGCTCCTTTGTTTAGTTTACTCTCGTTGTATATCTCATATTTTATCATGAAACTGTGGTTATGAAAAGTGTCGGCGCGGGTTACAATAGAAGGTATGTCTAGGCGAATCTATCGACGACGACGCAGCACAGCCATTACTATTATCGGTCTGGTGATAGCGTTATTTTTGACCTATCAAAGTTGGAGCAATCTGGGCACAGATAGCAAAACGACTCCTAGCGAAGCGGTCTTGTCCAGTTCTGATCAGCCGCTAGCGCGTGAGAGTTTGCCGAAGCTGATAGTCAAGGGTCGGGCGCCCAAAACGGGCTATGAACGCGCAAAATTTGGTAGCGGCTGGGAGACTTGGCGGGACTGCGATACGCGTCAGAGGATACTGGCGCGCGATTTGACTGAGGTAAAACTCGGTGAAGATGGCTGCACGGTACTGAGCGGCCAGCTGAACGATCCTTATACCGGCACAGTGATGGATTTTAAACGCGGGTCTGG is a window from the Candidatus Saccharibacteria bacterium genome containing:
- a CDS encoding DUF1727 domain-containing protein; translation: MKSLLLSSSLGKIVSKASRLRGGHGSALPGLVVEKVSPHFLRDTLTNLPYGVVVISGTNGKTTTTKIVVELLRAAGLKVFTNPSGSNFTRGIASVAALEMRRGRLDADIAVVELDEAHAVHFVRQVPPKYSLILNVLRDQLDRFGEIDTTAKLLAKVANQTTGTVVLNREDPLVAAITANRKVYFGYSGSVATLFPNDDELYSTKKRSSASQPDATVKLDELDGSTATFNIGSSELLLRGAHNALNAAAALALVREILGDKFEADESLAALSQVQPAFGRGESFTINGQPLELILVKNPSGFRISLASQNDPNAATMIAINDQYADGRDMSWLWDVDFSKLSSVAMISGVRAYDMALRLETSGINVGAVETDLTVAVDQFLTDRPMQIYATYTAMLKIRKALKARRQA
- a CDS encoding HNH endonuclease, with translation MSRRIYRRRRSTAITIIGLVIALFLTYQSWSNLGTDSKTTPSEAVLSSSDQPLARESLPKLIVKGRAPKTGYERAKFGSGWETWRDCDTRQRILARDLTEVKLGEDGCTVLSGQLNDPYTGTVMDFKRGSGTSSAVQIDHVVALSDAWQKGAQNWDAAKREALANDDLELLAVDGAANQQKSDGDAATWLPSNKVFRCQYVARQIAVKLKYELWVTQAEYDAMARVLDACPAQRLPAP
- a CDS encoding ComEC/Rec2 family competence protein yields the protein MRARLLLGRLWHYACNSRAHISWLITAGCLGLVAGVGLSILPTSVWQDGTIWLILGFVLCMIAIVSRLRIMIVAAFMAGLLFGVWRGMTARTDLSVYRQYIGQEVRIIGTIADDPDVDASNVVKLRIENVEIITQSDDDRLQGEPDITSYFEPMPGQIWLSSVMSFHNIKRGDHVEASGTLKGGFGSFAATVSYGQLDHIERSDQADPLRDLRDGFGERLRSVIPAPAVDLGMGILAGQKTALPADLSQAFIIASLTHIVVASGYNLTILIRFARRLFAKVSRLVALIFSSGLAIGFAALVGFSPSMTRASLVAMLSLVAWYYGRRFHPVALLAVVAAITVIINPTSVWGDVGWYLSFLSFVGVIILAPLLTAYFFGEKQADNKEPTKTSPMASLRQVFIETLSAQLVAAPIMALFMGQFSLYGMLANILALPLLPLVMLLTFLSGVMAFLLPTAIASVIAWPATQLLNYVIGVANWVSELPLAQSKVAISLPVIIGMYVVMFGVIIYLKLKTRHDFRSDNVVE
- a CDS encoding glutamine amidotransferase, with amino-acid sequence MSRALNIVMLYPAEMNIYGDHGNLEFLTRRAELYGFKVSVVAYEPGDTFPDNVDIILGGGGQDSGQTKITDDLMQLAPKLRQLAQDGVPMLVICGLYQLFGHYFQTADDVKIPGIGLFDAYTVAGDKRLIGNIVTDWAGYQLVGYENHSGLTHLNDGQAGMATVVKGAGNNGQNNTEGARVHNVFGSYLHGPMLPKNPKLADEILLLAARRRFHDTALHPSGNEAKKALQLLDDLADKARAVAIARPR
- a CDS encoding YebC/PmpR family DNA-binding transcriptional regulator; amino-acid sequence: MSGHSKWSTIKRQKGVADAKRGAVFTKIGNAIAIAARGGIDPTMNSALALAIEKAKSANMPAANIQRAIDRVADKSAAALEEVVYEGYGPGGIGIIIETATDNRNRTFPEVKSTLTKHGGNVAEPGSVAFQFTRKGVIHISLDGQAADDVLLMALDAGAEDATEDDGEIVVYTDMKDLHKVRAALADNGLKVTDANLEYVANTPVEISDPTVAQKALNLLDLLDELDDITAVHTNADITADV